The nucleotide window AATAGGTTCGTAATTCCTCATCTTGGATGCTGTAGGTATGCTTAAAGGTTATGAATGCGGCAACCACTTCACCCCATTTCTCATCTGGAAGCCCTAGAACAGCCGCTTCGTCAATCGCCGGGTGGGCTGCCAGCCACTGCTCTATTTCAAGTGGATAGACATTTTCACCACCCGTAATAATCATCTCTTTTTTTCGGCCGACAATGTAATAAAAGCCCTGTTCATCCCTTTTCGCTAAATCCCCTGTATGAATCCAGCCATCCTTAACCGTTTCCTTTGTTTCCTGTTCTTGATTCCAATAAAACGAAAAGGCATGCTTCCCTTTTATTAAAAGCTCCCCGACCTCATTGGGCTCCGTTTCACAGCCATCTGTTTTTACTAATTTAATTGTATTAAACAGCATCGGTTTGCCGACAGATCCACGGTTTATTTGTGCATCCACAGGACTAATATAAAAATTATTTGGCCCCGCTTCCGTTAGGCCGTACCCTTCCTTAAAAGCTAACCCTTTTTTCTGAAATGCCTCGTAAATTTGCATCGGGCATGGTGCTGCTCCTGATAAAAAAATTTTCATACAAGGAAAGTCGCTATTCTGAAATTCAGCTGTTTGAATCAGCGAATGATACATGGTGGGGACCAGGAGAATCGTGGTACAGTTAAACCGATTCAAGGTTTCCACTGCTTCTTTTCCTACAAATGACTTGCCTATGACGACTGTCCCGCCCATCATGAGAAGCGGAATGCTTAAGGCATTTAGTCCACCAGTATGAAACATAGGCATATAATTTACCGTCACATCGTCTTCTGCCAACCCCCAGCTTAGGATAGTGTTCATGGCATTCCAGAGAATGGATTGATGGCTTAAGACCACACCCTTTGGTTTCCCTGTGGTCCCGCCAGTATAAATCATCGCCAGCGGGTCAGTTTCTAAGATTTCCTCGCTAATTACGTAAGAGACCTGCGCTTCGTAATTGCTGGCTTCCTCTATTAAAAACGTACTTAAGTTATTTAACTGTTGGCATATAGTTTCGAACTCCTGATGAATCACGATTACGATCGGTGTACAATCTGCCAATATCTCGTTTATTTCATGCAGTGATAACCGCCAATTAAGTGGAACGAAAATGGCGCCAATTTTTCCGCAGGCAAACATGAAGTCAAAATAGCTAATATCGTTTGGTGATAATAGGGCAACTCGATCACCTTTTTTTACCCCCCGGGTATAAAGCCAGCTTGCGGTCGAATTTGCCCGCTTATTCAATTGTTCAAATGTCCAAGCCTTACTTGTCTTTTCATCTATAACCGCATTCTTATGTGGCGATAATCGTGCCCGATTTTCCAGCCAATCCAGTTCCCACCTCACCGACCAATCGCTCCTTCTCTACTTGATGGAACTATCTTACTCATTTTCAGTTGCGGGGGAGTTACAACCGAATATTAAACCAATTATGTATTTGGAAGGAAGAAATTTACATGATAGCTCCAAAATTTAGCGTATATGTCCCATATTTTGTGACCGACGCAGCTCTTTTTTCCTTTTCGCGGGTACAATTAATTTTTTTTGTGACAGTTGCGGCTCTTTTATCCTTGTCTTGGGCACAATTATTTTTTTTGTGACCGTCGCGGTTCCTTTCTCCTTGTCTTGGGCACAATTAATGGGAATGTATGGCCTAATATGAACTACAATTTAACATAAAAAAACGACCCTTATCAAAAGGTCGCTTCTCTCCAAACTATTACATCATAATCCCGCCATCCACATGCAGCACAGTGCCATTTACATAATTTGATTCATCTGATGCCAAGAAGAGATAGGCATTTGCGATATCCTCGGCCTTTCCTAAGCGAGCCAGCGGCACCATCTGCAGCATTTGTGCCAAAACTTTTTCCGGTACCTTTGCTGTCATTCCTGTTTCGATAAAACCCGGAGCTACTGCATTGACATTAATTCCTTTTCGCCCAAGTTCCTTCGCCCATGTTTTCGTCATTCCGACAACACCGGCTTTTGTAGCCGCATAATTCGTTTGCCCGACGTTTCCATGGACTCCAGAGACAGAAGATGTATTAATAATTCGACCGCCCCCGTTTTCAATCATCGCCGGCAATACTGCTTGTGTACAATGAAAGACGCCTGTTAGATTGACATCAAGTACCTGTTGGAAATCTTCAACCGACAACTTAGACAACATCGCATCTCTTGTGATCCCTGCGTTATTAATCAAGATATCAATTTTTCCAAATGCTGCCCGAACCTTTTCTACCATATGATCCACACTCCCGCGGTCCGCTACATTTACTTGAAAAAAGGTCACTTCATAGCCTTTATGCTGCAGCTCACGAGCTCGTGCTTCCCCTTGCTCCACATTAAAATCGGCCATTGCCACCTTCGCGCCTTCTCGGGCAAAGACCTCTGCAGCAGCAAAGCCAATTCCAGCCGCCGCCCCTGTTATGATCGCTACTTTATCTCTTAATTTCATTACTTACTCCTCCAAAAATTGTGCCATCGCTTTTAATAATTGCGGGAGATCATCTACTAACGGTGAATGTCCACAATCTTTTAATTCGATATAAACAGCTTTATCACCTAAGTCCTCCACAAGTTCTTGCGTCATCGCTTTTGCAATCACCATATCGCGATCCCCTTGCAGCACAAGCACAGGAACATCAATTAAATCTACTTTCCCGTTACCTTCAACGAGTCCGTTATGATGATGGCTAATATTAAAGATATTATTTGCGTGATGAACTTCAGCCAAATTCCTTTGTGTTCTCATGTCTTGCACATACTCATCATAAAGTTCCGGAGCGGGTTGATTTTGGGTATAAATAACTGAATTCCAAATCAGTTTTAATAACTCCGCATTATTCGTGTCGTAGGCAGTTTGCACAGGTATCGTCCGAATCAAATCCTGTTTAATCTCTTCATGCAGGGAAAATCGCCTCGGCACATCCTGTTCATTTATTTTTCCATCGAATGGATAGCCACGAGTCGATTCTGACGCTAATAAAACCAATTTATTACAATAGCCCGGGTAATCAACGACAAATTGCATGGCAACTGCACCACCCGTTGACCAGCCAACAAACGCAAAATCCCTCAAGTCAATCTCGTCAACAAATTGCTTGACATCATCTGAAAAATCTTTCATCGACATGACTAGATTGTTATAGCTAGAGCCGCCAAAGCCGCGCAAATCCACCGCATAAAGCTTATACTTTGCATCCATGTTATCAAGGACGAGATCCCAATGCTTTGATGACGTCATATTCCCATGGATTAACAATACCTTTACCTCGCCGCCTTCTCTCTCCCTGTAAGCCAATGTTTCTCCATTCGGCAGAAGCACTTCTTTCATAGAAATCTTACCCATTTCCATCACCCTTCCCCCATTTAATAGTGGTTGCGCCCCAAGCGTAGCCAATGCCGGCACTGACTAATACAACAACATCGCCATCCTTTATTTTCCCTTCCTGCAAGCCAAGCTCCAGGGATAAAATCTGATCAATTTGTCCGATATGCCCATAGTCTTCTAGATAAATAGATTGCTCTTCGGTCAAGCCTAGCTCTTTTAAAACATATTCATGGGCCGTTTTTTTCATGTGAAGAATCGCCAAATAAGAGAGATCTGCTTCACGATAGCCGCTTTTTCGTAAAGATTCACGAATAACCTTTAAAAAGTGGTTCATCGACTTTTGTTCTAAGCGCTGTTTCATCCCTTCTGGGTCAAGGACATCGAGCTTATTGAGGCGCTGGTCAATCGCCTCTTTTGTTATCGGATTTTTCGTACCGCCGGCAACAACCACTACATCCTCAGAAAAAGAACCGTCCGTAATTAGGTCTGTTTCTAATAGTAGATTTTCGTTATGCCCCTTTCGTAAAAGAATCGCCCCGCCCCCGGCACCAAGGTTGAACATGAATCGGGTTCTCGGATTCTCGTAATCAATGTAATCCCCATTGCGATACCCGCCTGCGAGCAAGACGGTGTTTATAGAAGGGTCCGCGATCATCAAACTTTTCGCCACTTTCAAAGCCATAATGGTCGTCCCGCATCTTAACGCCACATCAAATGCCCAGGCATTTAACGCCCCCACTTCTTCCTGCAGCTTAATTCCAGCCGTCCAAAGTGGGTATTCCTTATGTTCTTCGCCAATATAAATCACCAGGTCAATCTCCATTGGATCTATACCAGCCTTTGCAATTGCTTGTTTGGCGGCGATAATCCCCATTTCACACGTATGGTCGCCAGACCCTGGGATATATTTTTTCTTGATTCCCATTTTCTCTTCGACCACCTGGGCGGGGAGACCTGCTCGTTCCGCAATCTCTTTTCCGCTCATAAATTCCTCCGGAAGATATGTTCCGGTGCTTACTATTCCAATTTGCATCCCCATCACCTTTTCACCTATGCTTCCTCAGCCATTTCCTCCATATATACCATTGCTTCCGCCATCGACCCAAATAAGGTTTCCTGTTGCTTCTGTACATGGGTAACCTTTATTCGCCATTGTTTTCTGCCAGTTTCCTTCTCAACGGCCGCTAATTGAAACCGAACGACGAAGGACGCAATTTGATTAGGCTCCACGCATTTCCACCTTCTATCCCACCACTTTTTCTTCCTTTTTTACCGTCTGCTGTTTTTTCCGTTTCCAGGAAAGTGTGCTTAAAGTTCCGACAATACCTTTTGGGAAAAACATCACGACCAAAATATAAATAATGCCAAAGAAAATAATCCAGCGCTCAAAAATCCAATGCTCCTTCGCCAGTTCGGTCAACCAATGATGGGCAAACTCGATTAAACCTGCTCCAATCATGGCGCCAACCAATGTACCCACACCGCCAATAATCGTCATTAATAAAGCATCCAAGGTAATATCCATCGCAAACACACTTGTATTCACAAATCGAAGCGAGATCGCATACAAAATTCCAGCGATGCCTGCTAATACA belongs to Neobacillus sp. OS1-2 and includes:
- a CDS encoding long-chain fatty acid--CoA ligase is translated as MRWELDWLENRARLSPHKNAVIDEKTSKAWTFEQLNKRANSTASWLYTRGVKKGDRVALLSPNDISYFDFMFACGKIGAIFVPLNWRLSLHEINEILADCTPIVIVIHQEFETICQQLNNLSTFLIEEASNYEAQVSYVISEEILETDPLAMIYTGGTTGKPKGVVLSHQSILWNAMNTILSWGLAEDDVTVNYMPMFHTGGLNALSIPLLMMGGTVVIGKSFVGKEAVETLNRFNCTTILLVPTMYHSLIQTAEFQNSDFPCMKIFLSGAAPCPMQIYEAFQKKGLAFKEGYGLTEAGPNNFYISPVDAQINRGSVGKPMLFNTIKLVKTDGCETEPNEVGELLIKGKHAFSFYWNQEQETKETVKDGWIHTGDLAKRDEQGFYYIVGRKKEMIITGGENVYPLEIEQWLAAHPAIDEAAVLGLPDEKWGEVVAAFITFKHTYSIQDEELRTYCQSKLGRYKIPKQFIRLEELPKTHVGKIDKEKLKEMKIQS
- the fabG gene encoding 3-oxoacyl-ACP reductase FabG; the protein is MKLRDKVAIITGAAAGIGFAAAEVFAREGAKVAMADFNVEQGEARARELQHKGYEVTFFQVNVADRGSVDHMVEKVRAAFGKIDILINNAGITRDAMLSKLSVEDFQQVLDVNLTGVFHCTQAVLPAMIENGGGRIINTSSVSGVHGNVGQTNYAATKAGVVGMTKTWAKELGRKGINVNAVAPGFIETGMTAKVPEKVLAQMLQMVPLARLGKAEDIANAYLFLASDESNYVNGTVLHVDGGIMM
- a CDS encoding alpha/beta fold hydrolase; this encodes MGKISMKEVLLPNGETLAYREREGGEVKVLLIHGNMTSSKHWDLVLDNMDAKYKLYAVDLRGFGGSSYNNLVMSMKDFSDDVKQFVDEIDLRDFAFVGWSTGGAVAMQFVVDYPGYCNKLVLLASESTRGYPFDGKINEQDVPRRFSLHEEIKQDLIRTIPVQTAYDTNNAELLKLIWNSVIYTQNQPAPELYDEYVQDMRTQRNLAEVHHANNIFNISHHHNGLVEGNGKVDLIDVPVLVLQGDRDMVIAKAMTQELVEDLGDKAVYIELKDCGHSPLVDDLPQLLKAMAQFLEE
- a CDS encoding 3-oxoacyl-ACP synthase, producing MQIGIVSTGTYLPEEFMSGKEIAERAGLPAQVVEEKMGIKKKYIPGSGDHTCEMGIIAAKQAIAKAGIDPMEIDLVIYIGEEHKEYPLWTAGIKLQEEVGALNAWAFDVALRCGTTIMALKVAKSLMIADPSINTVLLAGGYRNGDYIDYENPRTRFMFNLGAGGGAILLRKGHNENLLLETDLITDGSFSEDVVVVAGGTKNPITKEAIDQRLNKLDVLDPEGMKQRLEQKSMNHFLKVIRESLRKSGYREADLSYLAILHMKKTAHEYVLKELGLTEEQSIYLEDYGHIGQIDQILSLELGLQEGKIKDGDVVVLVSAGIGYAWGATTIKWGKGDGNG